The proteins below are encoded in one region of Syntrophotalea carbinolica DSM 2380:
- a CDS encoding radical SAM/SPASM domain-containing protein, whose amino-acid sequence MSSQPSLQPTDALPAPLRDYPSKLFVEITTFCNLRCPMCVKQSADSNIIDGDMTEETFSALEPAFPRLEALLLNGIGEALMHPHLLDFIHRARRAMPEKSWIGFQSNGLLLDERWARDLVASGLDRLCLSVDGVKPDTFSKVREGEDLDDMEQAFAFLAAARKRQPDTRLKVGVEFVLMEENKQQLLDTLRWVAARGADFMLVTQASAYDNSAMEQLAYDNSTDEAVKIFTYWRDKIADMGLDVRDYNSRWEMGRFLPGLDPKLARMMELVDQMRADARKKDVFLDLPRLLERGADKAEQLQALFDEAELLAKDLGVELSLPAAVPRFERKCDFVEDGGAFISWDGAVHPCYFLWHQFRCFINDWDRLIKPKIFGNVNQRPLLDIWNDVTFRSFRENVHAFDYPYCSNCGVAPCDLLQEEDFEFDCYTHPEPCGACQWAMGLFQCLH is encoded by the coding sequence ATGAGTTCGCAACCCTCCTTGCAGCCCACCGACGCCCTGCCGGCACCGCTCAGGGACTACCCGAGCAAGCTGTTTGTTGAAATCACCACCTTTTGCAATCTGCGTTGCCCCATGTGCGTCAAGCAGTCAGCAGACAGCAATATCATCGATGGCGACATGACCGAGGAAACCTTCAGCGCCCTGGAGCCTGCATTTCCCCGTCTCGAGGCCCTGCTGCTCAACGGTATCGGCGAGGCGCTGATGCACCCCCACCTGCTCGATTTTATCCACCGGGCCCGCCGTGCCATGCCGGAAAAGTCCTGGATCGGCTTTCAGTCCAACGGTTTGCTGCTCGATGAGCGCTGGGCCCGGGATCTGGTGGCCTCCGGCCTCGACCGGCTCTGCCTGTCGGTGGACGGGGTCAAGCCCGACACCTTCAGCAAGGTACGCGAAGGCGAAGACCTCGACGACATGGAACAGGCCTTCGCATTTTTGGCGGCCGCGCGCAAACGCCAACCCGACACCCGGCTCAAGGTCGGCGTCGAGTTCGTGTTGATGGAGGAAAACAAGCAGCAACTGTTGGATACCCTGCGCTGGGTCGCCGCTCGAGGTGCCGATTTCATGCTCGTCACCCAGGCATCGGCTTACGACAACTCTGCCATGGAGCAGCTCGCCTACGATAATTCAACCGACGAGGCCGTAAAGATCTTCACCTACTGGCGCGACAAGATCGCCGACATGGGACTCGACGTGCGTGATTATAATTCACGGTGGGAAATGGGGCGGTTTTTACCGGGACTGGATCCCAAGCTTGCCCGCATGATGGAACTGGTCGATCAGATGCGAGCCGACGCACGGAAAAAAGATGTTTTCCTGGACCTTCCGCGACTGTTAGAGCGCGGCGCCGACAAGGCGGAACAGTTGCAGGCCTTATTCGACGAGGCGGAGCTTTTGGCCAAGGATCTGGGCGTTGAACTGAGTCTGCCGGCCGCGGTTCCCCGCTTCGAACGCAAATGCGATTTCGTGGAAGACGGCGGAGCCTTCATCTCCTGGGACGGCGCAGTGCATCCCTGCTATTTCCTCTGGCATCAATTCCGTTGTTTTATCAACGACTGGGACCGTCTGATCAAACCCAAGATCTTCGGCAACGTCAACCAACGGCCGTTGCTTGATATCTGGAACGACGTGACCTTTCGCAGCTTCCGCGAAAACGTCCATGCCTTCGACTATCCCTACTGCAGCAATTGCGGGGTGGCTCCCTGTGATCTGCTGCAAGAGGAAGATTTCGAGTTTGACTGCTATACCCACCCGGAACCCTGCGGTGCGTGCCAGTGGGCCATGGGCCTGTTCCAATGCCTGCATTGA
- a CDS encoding phage tail protein: protein MQRPDIEALLPTVFQDAIRAETPLDALLEVAARLPEPLEVLLASVDSLFDPRRAPDGMVAFLAAWVDLDRFLVRRRADGSGGDLPAGQGYLRELCAAAAELSRHRGTRRGLIRFLEIATGQTGFRIEENRDRSGAPRPFHLVVTAPQGTQAHAELIHAIVAFEKPAYVTYRPDELCFE, encoded by the coding sequence ATGCAACGACCTGATATCGAAGCGCTGTTGCCGACCGTCTTTCAGGACGCCATACGTGCGGAGACTCCCCTGGACGCTCTGCTGGAAGTGGCTGCGCGCCTGCCTGAGCCATTAGAGGTGCTGCTCGCTTCGGTGGATAGCCTGTTTGACCCCCGTCGCGCGCCGGACGGGATGGTGGCTTTTCTGGCGGCCTGGGTCGATTTGGATCGCTTTCTGGTGCGCCGGCGGGCCGACGGTTCGGGCGGCGACCTGCCCGCGGGACAAGGGTATTTGCGGGAGCTATGCGCTGCTGCTGCGGAACTTTCCCGGCATCGGGGTACTCGCCGGGGTTTGATCCGATTTTTGGAAATCGCCACCGGGCAGACCGGATTTCGTATCGAGGAGAATCGCGATCGCAGCGGTGCGCCACGACCTTTTCACCTGGTGGTGACAGCGCCTCAGGGGACCCAGGCTCATGCAGAGCTGATTCATGCCATTGTGGCTTTTGAAAAACCGGCTTATGTCACTTACCGTCCTGATGAACTTTGCTTCGAATAA
- a CDS encoding baseplate J/gp47 family protein: MSLQAPKLDDRTFYDLLEEAKRIVRERCPAWTDLSAGDPGTTLLELYAFLTEVMLYRINRLPEKAYIEFLRMMGVKLAPSSAARVALRLHRNEGFTRRIEVPRGTRVTVARSAEGEDAPVFVTAAAVTLEPDRHSATVLAHHCRLIQGEGVGVSSGLAGQSFELRNAPVVAPTGDELDLVIAVETTETLDERVASLNHGGATFRVWREVEHFARLDGDEHVYVADRATGTITFAPAVRAGGAETGNGLAKIAEALAAVPPAGMRICAWYRCGGGPAGNVAARVLTVLKDPIPGLRVDNPGPAVGGCEVESLDNALLRGPQELHSLHRAVTARDYEAVALREGSVGRAHAVARADRWRFAAPGTVQLLLVPELARTEQNLYSKEQLESAQTEEALARVRQAIDERRPLGTGFMVDWYRYKPVRVHARLVLHPEEDLQAVRGRVVARLCELINPLGNHPLRRRLHASDIYHTVLNEPGVLYADGVKFSIDQAPDADVMAVTNDPFHPGLWYAAAGCRLFRTMDDGMGWELLQKFDGEEIEKVVCCDGKAGLVAAVSVLSGEEDVSRIRLSRDCGRSWTAMHELGFRVNDAAWLDRGGAAILLLATDEGLFQLPPESGPVPVLVEPKNQSLGFYAVVAVDAPRIGTQVAVAARNSEGIYLCPDEQLEGFRNIGLKGQDVRVLSAQCVGPRAFLWAGLAAVGGAEGDGCLRWELRRDPGEIEGWRSMGSGWRGGSCRAIASYGEHVYAATFHAGVLSMDSAEKDPVWQVPGIDCGLPLRDTERLLHRVHDLAVASPLPEADTPATILCGGPGGVFRSEDGSNFRLVSATIFTEHVTIGEGYLFCSDTHAIETVHDATT, encoded by the coding sequence ATGAGCCTGCAGGCACCCAAACTGGACGATCGTACTTTCTATGACCTTTTGGAAGAGGCCAAGCGTATTGTTCGCGAACGCTGTCCCGCCTGGACCGATCTGAGTGCCGGTGATCCCGGGACCACACTGTTGGAGCTTTACGCCTTCCTTACCGAGGTCATGCTGTATCGTATCAATCGCCTGCCGGAAAAGGCTTATATCGAGTTTTTGCGCATGATGGGCGTAAAACTGGCGCCCTCAAGCGCTGCCAGGGTAGCTCTGCGGTTGCACCGTAACGAAGGTTTTACGCGTCGGATCGAGGTGCCGCGGGGAACTCGGGTGACGGTGGCACGAAGCGCGGAAGGGGAGGATGCGCCGGTTTTTGTAACTGCGGCGGCCGTTACCCTGGAACCGGATCGTCATAGCGCTACGGTTTTGGCCCACCACTGTCGGTTGATTCAGGGGGAGGGCGTGGGAGTGTCCAGCGGTCTTGCGGGGCAGAGCTTTGAGTTGCGCAATGCGCCGGTGGTCGCACCGACTGGAGATGAACTCGATCTGGTGATCGCGGTGGAGACAACCGAGACGCTGGATGAGCGCGTTGCTTCGCTTAACCACGGCGGCGCCACTTTCAGAGTCTGGCGTGAAGTGGAGCATTTTGCCCGACTCGATGGTGATGAGCATGTTTACGTTGCCGACCGTGCCACGGGTACCATCACATTTGCACCGGCGGTACGTGCAGGCGGGGCGGAGACAGGCAATGGCTTGGCAAAAATCGCGGAGGCACTGGCTGCCGTGCCGCCCGCCGGTATGCGCATTTGCGCCTGGTACCGCTGTGGCGGCGGACCGGCGGGAAATGTGGCGGCTCGTGTCCTCACCGTACTCAAGGATCCGATTCCCGGTTTGCGGGTCGATAATCCGGGGCCGGCGGTAGGCGGCTGCGAGGTCGAGTCTCTGGACAACGCGTTGCTGCGCGGTCCGCAGGAGCTGCACAGCCTGCATCGCGCAGTGACGGCGCGCGACTACGAAGCGGTGGCTCTGCGTGAGGGTAGCGTGGGACGTGCCCATGCCGTTGCCCGTGCCGATCGTTGGCGGTTTGCGGCCCCCGGTACGGTGCAACTGTTGTTGGTACCGGAACTCGCGCGCACGGAGCAAAATCTGTATAGCAAAGAGCAACTCGAGAGTGCTCAGACCGAGGAGGCCCTGGCCCGGGTTCGGCAGGCGATAGACGAGCGCCGTCCGCTGGGCACCGGTTTTATGGTCGATTGGTACCGCTATAAGCCGGTTCGCGTCCATGCAAGGCTGGTGCTGCATCCCGAGGAAGACTTGCAGGCGGTACGCGGCCGGGTGGTTGCCCGGCTCTGTGAATTGATCAATCCCCTTGGGAATCATCCCCTGCGACGCAGACTCCATGCATCCGACATTTACCATACGGTGCTGAACGAGCCGGGGGTTTTGTATGCCGATGGCGTAAAGTTTTCCATTGACCAGGCGCCGGATGCGGATGTGATGGCCGTGACAAACGATCCATTTCATCCCGGTCTGTGGTACGCCGCTGCCGGCTGTCGTCTATTCCGCACCATGGACGACGGTATGGGTTGGGAATTGCTGCAAAAATTTGACGGCGAAGAGATTGAAAAAGTGGTCTGCTGTGATGGCAAAGCCGGCCTTGTCGCCGCTGTTTCGGTCCTTTCCGGAGAAGAGGATGTTAGCCGTATTCGTCTGAGCAGGGATTGCGGTCGCAGCTGGACGGCGATGCATGAGTTGGGATTTCGTGTCAATGACGCCGCCTGGCTTGATCGCGGCGGAGCTGCAATATTGCTGCTGGCGACCGACGAGGGACTCTTTCAGTTGCCACCCGAATCCGGCCCCGTACCGGTGCTGGTAGAACCAAAAAATCAAAGTCTCGGGTTTTACGCTGTCGTGGCGGTGGATGCCCCCCGTATCGGTACCCAGGTGGCGGTGGCGGCGCGCAACAGCGAGGGCATCTATCTTTGCCCCGACGAGCAGTTAGAGGGGTTTCGCAATATCGGCCTGAAGGGGCAGGATGTTCGGGTTCTTTCGGCCCAATGTGTCGGGCCGCGGGCGTTTTTGTGGGCCGGTCTGGCGGCGGTGGGCGGTGCGGAGGGAGACGGTTGCCTGCGTTGGGAACTGCGCCGGGATCCCGGAGAAATCGAGGGCTGGCGCAGCATGGGTAGCGGTTGGCGAGGCGGTTCCTGTCGGGCTATCGCCAGTTACGGCGAGCATGTCTACGCGGCAACCTTTCATGCCGGGGTTTTGTCCATGGACAGCGCTGAGAAGGATCCTGTCTGGCAGGTTCCTGGTATCGATTGCGGCTTGCCGCTACGCGATACCGAGCGTTTGCTGCACCGGGTGCATGACCTGGCTGTGGCATCGCCGTTGCCGGAAGCTGATACCCCCGCGACTATCCTATGCGGTGGTCCTGGCGGTGTATTTCGCAGCGAAGACGGGTCAAACTTCCGCCTGGTTTCGGCGACGATCTTTACGGAGCATGTCACTATCGGCGAAGGCTATCTTTTTTGTAGTGACACCCATGCGATAGAGACGGTACACGATGCAACGACCTGA
- a CDS encoding GPW/gp25 family protein has product MKENMDRAWLFELPVGAVASEPGDAPRGLRLGSTGNIAMADDGRAVRQSILLLLSTRPGERLMRPDYGCWLHRLVFAPNDAGTAGLAIHYVGQALRRWEPRVAILKLEAGANLHGKGDTSTLDIVLEYRVRRTLWEERLALGYDLHGARIIVPTTDHDFRQGDFRA; this is encoded by the coding sequence ATGAAAGAAAACATGGATCGTGCCTGGCTCTTCGAATTACCTGTGGGGGCGGTGGCTTCCGAACCGGGGGATGCGCCGCGCGGTTTGAGGCTCGGTTCTACCGGAAATATTGCCATGGCCGATGACGGACGGGCAGTGCGGCAATCGATCCTGCTGTTGCTTAGTACCCGGCCTGGCGAGCGGCTTATGCGACCGGATTACGGTTGCTGGTTGCATCGATTGGTTTTTGCGCCGAACGACGCCGGTACCGCCGGTCTGGCCATTCATTATGTGGGGCAGGCGTTGCGTCGTTGGGAGCCTCGAGTGGCGATCCTGAAGCTGGAGGCAGGCGCCAATCTGCACGGTAAGGGGGATACCTCGACGCTCGATATCGTTCTGGAATACCGCGTCCGCCGTACCTTGTGGGAGGAGCGTCTGGCGCTCGGATACGATCTACATGGTGCACGAATAATCGTACCGACGACCGATCATGATTTTCGACAGGGAGATTTCAGGGCATGA
- a CDS encoding phage baseplate assembly protein V, with translation MKQVNMLPGVRVEGVEIGEALHFSQLRIVQQLDAPSQCEVSWNAPTSEPSFLAKIAAEPGASLSVQIDTQTSPVFDGEISCVEYLHGPSGTLTLRVRAYDVLGRLQRRQGVRTHVEVTTAELARTLAAEVGVSTDASSKGPVWSRIVPRFAHDLALLREYAARSGLHFYVQDGTLQLFAPQSETAHILELALGENLFEAHVERNPVGAVSTVRLLGWDPHTGESRQVQAQGAASSFARGTGERVLLGAPVESDGEAEALAAAELNRSQASAMVLWGVAEGDVALRPGRWVRVRGVAEGMEGPYLLRTVVHTLDIASGYVCEIDTRPELPDRPQSVPALVTAEVCDVDDPQGQGRVQVSLDSYGDALSTWMMVLQLGAGHDKGVMVLPETGDRVLVALPDGDPSRGVVLGGLFHTDGPPRDPEAVTGRGKHRPYTLATRGGQRIRLNDADGSIRLQNAEGSFLSLTPEGLLLHAEGELVIEAPGNRLVLGADRIDMQRRT, from the coding sequence ATGAAACAAGTAAACATGTTGCCCGGAGTCCGGGTTGAAGGCGTTGAAATCGGCGAAGCGCTGCATTTTTCGCAGTTACGAATCGTGCAGCAGCTGGATGCGCCAAGCCAGTGCGAAGTAAGCTGGAACGCTCCAACTTCGGAGCCCTCTTTTTTGGCAAAGATCGCCGCGGAACCGGGGGCTTCGCTGAGTGTGCAGATCGATACGCAGACGTCCCCGGTGTTTGACGGGGAGATCTCCTGTGTTGAATATCTGCATGGGCCGTCCGGTACTCTTACGCTGCGTGTGCGGGCCTACGATGTCTTGGGCCGTTTGCAGCGTCGGCAGGGAGTCCGTACCCATGTAGAGGTGACTACCGCCGAATTGGCTCGTACCCTTGCTGCCGAGGTGGGGGTCTCCACCGACGCAAGCAGCAAGGGACCGGTCTGGTCGCGTATCGTACCCCGCTTTGCACATGACCTTGCTCTGTTGCGTGAGTATGCCGCCCGTAGCGGCCTGCATTTTTACGTACAGGACGGGACGCTGCAACTGTTTGCTCCTCAGTCAGAGACAGCCCATATCCTGGAACTGGCTTTGGGCGAGAATCTGTTCGAGGCACACGTTGAGCGCAACCCTGTTGGTGCCGTAAGCACGGTGCGGTTACTTGGCTGGGACCCGCATACCGGCGAATCACGCCAGGTTCAAGCGCAGGGCGCGGCATCATCCTTCGCAAGGGGTACCGGGGAACGGGTTCTTCTGGGAGCGCCTGTAGAGAGCGACGGCGAGGCGGAGGCCCTGGCAGCTGCCGAGTTGAATCGTAGTCAAGCCAGCGCCATGGTGTTATGGGGCGTGGCTGAGGGCGATGTAGCCTTGCGGCCGGGACGCTGGGTGCGGGTGCGAGGGGTGGCTGAAGGGATGGAAGGGCCGTATCTGCTCAGGACGGTGGTGCACACCCTGGATATCGCCAGCGGCTACGTTTGTGAAATCGACACCCGGCCGGAGTTGCCTGATCGCCCGCAGAGTGTGCCGGCCCTGGTAACGGCCGAAGTATGTGATGTGGACGATCCGCAGGGCCAGGGCCGCGTGCAGGTCAGTCTGGACAGTTACGGCGACGCTTTGAGTACCTGGATGATGGTTTTGCAACTTGGGGCGGGGCATGACAAGGGTGTGATGGTTTTACCCGAAACGGGGGACCGGGTATTGGTGGCCCTTCCGGACGGCGACCCCTCGCGGGGTGTTGTTCTCGGTGGCTTGTTCCACACCGATGGCCCGCCTCGCGACCCGGAGGCCGTAACGGGTCGCGGCAAACATCGGCCTTACACTCTGGCAACCCGCGGCGGTCAACGTATCCGCCTGAACGACGCTGACGGCTCCATCCGCCTGCAGAACGCGGAGGGTAGTTTCCTGTCTCTCACTCCCGAAGGCTTGCTGCTGCACGCCGAGGGCGAGTTGGTGATCGAGGCACCGGGAAATCGCCTGGTTCTCGGAGCCGATCGCATCGACATGCAACGGAGAACATGA
- a CDS encoding phage tail protein, whose product MPENQNPEGAAVTGQWSDPYTSFHFAIDINGVTEGRFVECSSLGVDVEAIKYREAGANQIVHRLPGRLEYADLTLRYGMTGSLQLWQWMQSSIAGTVERRNVSVVMYGHDGCTEVMRWNLLNAWPRSWRGTQLDALGSQVAIETLVLVFEEFERVPAAGGAAEGGEGDGESGEAGTAAG is encoded by the coding sequence ATGCCAGAGAATCAGAACCCCGAAGGGGCAGCAGTCACCGGCCAATGGTCCGATCCTTATACTTCCTTCCACTTTGCCATCGATATCAACGGCGTCACCGAAGGGAGATTTGTGGAATGCAGCAGTCTCGGCGTGGATGTGGAAGCGATCAAATATCGTGAAGCCGGTGCCAACCAGATCGTACACAGGCTACCAGGGCGCCTGGAATACGCCGACCTTACGCTGCGTTACGGTATGACCGGTTCGCTACAGCTGTGGCAGTGGATGCAGTCATCCATAGCCGGTACCGTCGAGCGACGCAACGTGTCGGTGGTGATGTACGGACACGATGGCTGCACTGAAGTCATGCGCTGGAACCTTCTCAATGCCTGGCCCCGTTCCTGGCGCGGTACTCAACTCGATGCTCTGGGTAGCCAGGTGGCCATCGAGACCCTGGTGCTGGTATTTGAAGAATTTGAACGGGTACCAGCAGCAGGCGGTGCCGCCGAAGGCGGTGAGGGGGACGGAGAGAGTGGTGAAGCCGGTACCGCTGCTGGATGA
- a CDS encoding phage tail sheath family protein: MPNYLTPGVYVEEVASGARPIQAVGTSTAGFVGVAPNPSVRAHEPVAINSWQQFMRIFGAGTHKAHTTCLAQAVYGFFLNGGGRCYVVNCQDETQLTGDRKGLGVLESIDEVAIVAAPGFVSPAAYDAVLSHCELMEDRVAILDGPATAAAINDLTKVAAARMQVEKSDDGEKQAQTGKGAAGLRPRNSDAGYGAVYFPWIVGRDPLNSRSLIRMPPSGHLAGIYARSDATRGVHKAPANEVVRGALNVSYRVTRHEQAELNPQGVNCIRFFPREGIRVWGARTLAPAASEWRYINVRRLFNMVKESIAQSTRWVVFEPNDQDLWKAITRDVSAFLTLLWRQGALFGSTPQEAFFVQCDAETNPPEVRDAGQVVTRIGLAPVKPAEFVIFQIGQGVGGTETEVQQ; the protein is encoded by the coding sequence ATGCCGAATTATCTGACACCGGGCGTATATGTGGAGGAAGTGGCCTCCGGTGCGCGACCGATTCAAGCGGTGGGCACCAGTACCGCCGGTTTCGTGGGAGTGGCACCGAATCCATCGGTTCGCGCCCACGAACCCGTGGCGATAAACAGCTGGCAGCAATTCATGCGCATTTTCGGCGCCGGTACGCACAAGGCGCACACCACCTGTTTAGCCCAGGCTGTCTACGGTTTTTTCCTGAATGGCGGTGGGCGCTGTTACGTGGTCAACTGTCAGGACGAGACGCAGCTTACCGGTGACCGCAAGGGGCTCGGAGTTTTGGAGAGCATTGATGAAGTGGCTATCGTGGCAGCACCGGGTTTCGTATCCCCGGCGGCCTATGATGCGGTGCTTAGCCATTGCGAACTCATGGAGGACCGGGTGGCTATCCTGGATGGACCGGCGACCGCTGCGGCTATCAATGATCTGACAAAGGTCGCCGCGGCCAGAATGCAGGTGGAAAAGAGCGATGACGGTGAAAAGCAGGCTCAAACAGGAAAAGGTGCTGCCGGCTTGCGTCCCAGAAATTCGGACGCCGGCTATGGGGCCGTGTATTTCCCCTGGATCGTAGGCCGCGATCCGTTGAATTCCCGCAGTTTGATCCGTATGCCGCCAAGCGGCCACCTGGCCGGGATCTATGCCCGCAGCGACGCTACGCGCGGGGTGCATAAGGCTCCTGCCAACGAGGTGGTGCGCGGTGCGCTTAATGTCAGCTACCGGGTCACGCGGCATGAGCAGGCGGAACTGAATCCGCAGGGAGTGAACTGTATCCGGTTTTTTCCCCGCGAAGGAATTCGGGTCTGGGGTGCTCGCACATTGGCGCCGGCCGCCAGTGAATGGCGTTACATCAATGTTCGACGACTATTCAACATGGTCAAGGAATCGATCGCCCAAAGCACCCGATGGGTCGTATTTGAACCGAACGATCAGGATTTGTGGAAGGCCATTACGCGGGATGTTTCAGCTTTTCTCACGTTGTTGTGGCGGCAGGGTGCGTTGTTTGGCTCCACGCCGCAGGAAGCGTTCTTCGTGCAATGCGACGCCGAGACCAACCCGCCGGAGGTAAGGGATGCCGGACAGGTTGTTACGCGCATCGGTTTGGCGCCGGTCAAACCTGCCGAATTCGTCATTTTCCAGATCGGGCAGGGCGTGGGCGGCACAGAGACCGAGGTGCAGCAGTAA
- a CDS encoding carboxypeptidase-like regulatory domain-containing protein, with amino-acid sequence MELSVIHDNFRRWVQGLRDQGLDACFIHGFEAEAERPLAVSAVLLTARLDPERCAHGSARRRASMRPLARLLYLIAVGGSSPHPQRERALLSLMLQAQHTQGMSLMSEPPSSSWWLASGIAPRPAFLLEAHVSEAVERVEVAQVRTHRIDMAGMFSVHGYVVAADATPVAGAEIKLLATGQVVRSDHDGTFHLKVGTHGSGRTCGRIRIQARGVEMHLEIPGPTTEQQPWLIRLEPLGC; translated from the coding sequence ATGGAACTGTCAGTAATTCACGATAACTTTCGTCGTTGGGTGCAGGGTCTGCGGGATCAAGGTCTGGATGCCTGTTTCATCCACGGGTTTGAGGCGGAGGCCGAAAGACCGCTGGCTGTTTCCGCAGTATTGCTGACCGCCAGGCTCGATCCTGAGCGGTGTGCCCATGGCTCAGCGCGCCGTCGAGCGTCTATGCGACCTTTGGCGCGTTTGCTCTATCTCATCGCCGTTGGCGGTTCTTCTCCCCATCCCCAAAGAGAACGGGCGTTGCTTTCGCTCATGCTTCAAGCCCAGCATACGCAAGGAATGTCGCTGATGTCCGAGCCACCATCATCGTCATGGTGGCTTGCTTCAGGTATTGCGCCTCGTCCGGCTTTTTTGCTTGAAGCGCACGTCAGCGAGGCGGTGGAACGCGTGGAGGTCGCTCAGGTCCGTACTCATCGCATAGACATGGCGGGCATGTTCAGCGTGCATGGCTATGTCGTTGCCGCTGATGCAACCCCAGTTGCGGGGGCAGAAATCAAACTTCTTGCCACCGGACAGGTGGTGCGTAGTGATCACGACGGCACCTTTCACTTGAAGGTCGGCACTCATGGTTCCGGCCGGACATGCGGGCGGATTAGGATTCAGGCACGGGGTGTGGAAATGCACCTTGAAATTCCGGGTCCGACCACGGAACAACAACCCTGGTTGATTCGTCTGGAGCCGTTGGGCTGTTGA
- a CDS encoding TatD family hydrolase, which produces MLVDAHAHIDWYTDALPEALAQIERHRIVTMAVAMDVSAYLKAKEIAKSCRYIIPTFGIHPWEAAHYTDRLQELDDYLQETPLIGEAGLDFRYVKDEKLYPGQLQVFEYQCAWAQRLSKSMNLHTRGAESEVLELLRRYRIASPIIHWYGGPLDLVEAYLAEGCYFTVGVDVLNPRIEHSIAEVLPLDRILLETDNPDGYRWQAKEIGMPDLLLTILQKVAAIKQMSAAELEDKLWQNWQELDRRCSGSIGGQNF; this is translated from the coding sequence ATGCTGGTAGATGCCCACGCCCACATCGATTGGTACACGGATGCTTTGCCCGAGGCGCTCGCCCAGATCGAGCGGCATCGCATCGTGACCATGGCTGTCGCCATGGATGTTTCAGCGTATCTGAAGGCCAAGGAGATTGCGAAGTCCTGCCGCTATATCATCCCGACCTTCGGCATTCATCCCTGGGAGGCCGCGCATTACACGGACAGGCTGCAGGAGCTTGACGACTACCTTCAGGAAACGCCGCTGATCGGTGAAGCAGGGCTCGATTTTCGCTATGTGAAGGATGAGAAACTTTATCCCGGACAGCTGCAGGTCTTCGAGTATCAGTGCGCGTGGGCGCAGCGTCTGTCGAAGTCGATGAATCTGCACACGCGAGGTGCCGAAAGCGAGGTGCTGGAACTGTTGCGGCGCTACCGGATTGCCAGCCCGATTATTCACTGGTATGGCGGGCCGCTCGACCTGGTCGAGGCCTATCTGGCAGAGGGCTGTTATTTTACCGTCGGGGTCGATGTCCTGAACCCGCGTATAGAACACAGCATTGCCGAGGTCCTGCCGCTGGATCGTATCCTGCTGGAGACAGACAACCCGGACGGCTATCGCTGGCAGGCCAAAGAGATCGGCATGCCGGACCTGCTGTTGACAATCCTGCAGAAGGTGGCCGCGATCAAGCAGATGAGCGCAGCCGAGCTTGAAGACAAGTTATGGCAGAACTGGCAGGAATTGGACCGGCGGTGTAGCGGGAGCATTGGCGGACAGAACTTTTGA
- a CDS encoding glycosyltransferase family 32 protein — MVEIDKLHGWLPKIIHQTYADRDLPLLYQQNISRIKQLCPGWEYRFYDDDDIRAYMARHFPWALSYYDRIDARYGAAKADFFRYLVVYNDGGVYLDIKSTVTRPLDEVLPSDKSYLLSHWKNGPEDKYAGYGLLARAEDMREEWPERGEFQQWFIVAPPGHPFLRKTIDQVCENIDKYCPITGEVGRVGVLKLTGPIAYTQAILSIKERQPHAIIDAEDDLGLCYSFLSASRSHETSFRRSHYSNQNCPIIKPRGIKRWAYLLNLLSGYLTATGKRLKKSISKRLKRWQAVG; from the coding sequence ATGGTCGAGATAGACAAACTGCATGGCTGGTTGCCGAAAATAATTCATCAAACCTATGCAGATCGCGACCTTCCCCTTCTTTATCAACAAAACATTTCGCGCATCAAGCAGCTATGTCCTGGCTGGGAATACCGCTTTTATGATGATGACGACATCCGGGCTTATATGGCCAGGCACTTTCCCTGGGCGCTGAGTTATTACGATCGCATCGATGCACGCTACGGTGCAGCCAAGGCGGATTTCTTCCGATATTTAGTGGTTTACAACGACGGCGGGGTCTATCTGGACATAAAAAGCACTGTAACCCGGCCGTTGGACGAGGTGCTGCCTTCGGATAAGAGTTATTTGCTGTCTCATTGGAAAAACGGCCCTGAGGATAAATATGCGGGTTACGGGTTGCTTGCCCGTGCAGAAGACATGCGGGAAGAATGGCCGGAACGGGGCGAATTCCAGCAATGGTTTATTGTGGCGCCGCCGGGGCATCCCTTTTTACGCAAAACCATCGATCAGGTTTGTGAGAACATCGATAAGTATTGTCCGATAACGGGGGAAGTCGGCCGGGTTGGTGTACTCAAACTGACCGGACCGATAGCCTATACCCAGGCTATTTTATCCATAAAAGAGCGTCAGCCCCATGCGATCATCGATGCAGAAGATGACCTGGGGCTTTGCTATTCCTTTTTATCCGCCTCCAGGTCGCACGAAACAAGTTTTCGGCGTTCCCATTATTCCAACCAGAATTGCCCGATCATAAAACCCCGTGGCATAAAGAGATGGGCGTACCTGCTTAACCTCCTCTCCGGTTATCTGACCGCCACGGGTAAGCGGCTCAAGAAAAGTATTTCCAAACGCCTCAAACGATGGCAGGCTGTGGGGTAA